The proteins below are encoded in one region of Candidatus Thermoplasmatota archaeon:
- a CDS encoding aldehyde dehydrogenase, whose product MPLDRKSYPMFIGGKWIEAPGGKTFDTRDPATGELLAKVASGGKDEADQAVRTAHEAFRSQAWSRMDPSERGRLLWKLASLVRANLNKLAEVETLDNGKTLREAKGDVAYTAWLFEYYGGLADKIEGESIPVPGPRVNYTLREPLGVTAHIAPWNYPLLLSSRSIAPALAAGNTVVAKPASLTPLSLLHLAELTEQAGFPPGVFNVVTGGGRTVGEALASHPMVDGVTFTGSVETGRQVFEVAARGIKQVCLELGGKGPQVVFPDADLDKAAKGVGFGIFANAGQMCWAGSRLLVHASVHDDVVARVRKFAEGLRVGPGVLETSQMGPVCGPEQQRRVLDYVKTGRDEGARLATGGKALDEGALAKGSFVTPTIFDGVKPSMRIAREEIFGPVLSVLTFETPEEAVKIANDSSFGLAASVWTGNVGTAHTVARQLESGMVMVNEGPVTFPMTPFGGYKESGLGREQGIGALQHYTRVKNVSVRYG is encoded by the coding sequence ATGCCCCTCGATCGCAAGAGCTACCCGATGTTCATCGGCGGAAAGTGGATCGAAGCGCCCGGCGGCAAGACCTTCGACACGCGCGATCCGGCCACGGGCGAGCTTCTGGCCAAGGTCGCTTCCGGCGGGAAGGACGAGGCCGACCAGGCCGTGCGCACCGCCCACGAGGCGTTCCGCTCGCAGGCGTGGTCGCGCATGGACCCGTCCGAGCGGGGGCGCCTTCTCTGGAAGCTCGCCTCGCTCGTCCGCGCGAACCTCAACAAGCTCGCCGAGGTCGAAACGCTCGACAACGGAAAGACGCTTCGCGAGGCCAAGGGCGACGTCGCCTACACGGCTTGGCTCTTCGAGTACTACGGCGGCCTTGCCGACAAGATCGAGGGCGAATCCATCCCCGTGCCCGGCCCGCGCGTCAACTACACGCTGCGCGAGCCGCTTGGCGTGACGGCGCACATCGCGCCCTGGAACTACCCGCTCCTGCTTTCGTCGCGCTCGATCGCGCCCGCGCTTGCCGCCGGCAACACGGTCGTCGCCAAGCCCGCGAGCCTCACGCCGCTGTCGCTCCTGCACCTGGCCGAGCTCACGGAGCAGGCCGGCTTCCCGCCCGGCGTGTTCAACGTCGTGACCGGCGGCGGTCGCACGGTGGGCGAAGCGCTCGCTTCGCACCCGATGGTCGACGGCGTCACCTTCACCGGAAGCGTCGAAACGGGCCGCCAGGTCTTCGAGGTCGCCGCGCGCGGCATCAAGCAGGTTTGCCTCGAGCTTGGGGGAAAGGGCCCCCAGGTCGTCTTCCCGGACGCCGACCTCGACAAGGCTGCAAAGGGCGTGGGCTTTGGCATCTTTGCGAACGCCGGCCAGATGTGCTGGGCCGGGTCGCGCTTGCTCGTGCACGCCTCGGTCCACGACGACGTCGTGGCGCGCGTGCGGAAGTTCGCCGAAGGCCTGCGCGTGGGCCCGGGCGTCCTGGAGACGAGCCAGATGGGGCCGGTGTGCGGGCCCGAGCAGCAGCGGCGCGTGCTCGACTACGTGAAGACCGGACGCGACGAGGGCGCGCGGCTTGCCACGGGCGGCAAAGCGCTCGACGAGGGCGCCCTTGCAAAGGGATCGTTCGTGACGCCCACCATCTTCGACGGCGTCAAACCGTCCATGCGCATCGCGCGCGAGGAGATCTTCGGCCCGGTCCTCTCCGTGCTCACCTTCGAGACGCCCGAGGAGGCCGTCAAGATCGCCAACGACTCGAGCTTTGGCCTTGCCGCCTCCGTCTGGACGGGCAACGTCGGCACGGCGCACACCGTCGCGCGCCAGTTGGAGTCCGGCATGGTCATGGTGAACGAGGGCCCCGTCACGTTCCCCATGACGCCCTTTGGCGGGTACAAGGAATCGGGGTTGGGACGAGAGCAAGGGATTGGGGCCTTGCAGCACTACACGCGCGTGAAGAACGTGAGCGTGAGGTACGGGTAG